aaatacaaagcaatatgtGGCGTTCCTTTCCACATTAAAGCTtacttatctctgaaaaatgcatggctatcctcaattttctttttggatagcaagagcacttgctaagttctgctttctccgaatagttttaaaccgcgcaaaaatatccctgcattagttagcactaccgataggaaaatccgagtatctggagatgcacagaacgtatgcgcaataacaatagtaggcaccgtccttaagcaaaaCACCTCCAAAATTCATGGAGGAATGGTCAAGCGCATGGGAGGAATTAACTCTGTTACGGAGGCTCGTAAGTGTCCTGGTATGTGCCTTGCGTTTTCCTTCTATGGTCTTCTACGCTCGCCCATGTGTCTTCTCAGCGGCTATGAGTGACTGGCGATCTTGTTTGCAAGGAAGAAACGAGAAAATTGCGAGGAAGAGCTTCGAAGAGCTGGTGAATACGGATTAAAACTCTTTTGAATCATTTCAAATCGAAGTAAAAACGAATCAGTATAAATACACATCTCTTGACACAATTTAATCCTGTAAAtcaatacctcttactaacccaGTTTGAGGTCCGtaatgtaagttacggaccgagttttttcccgttaatttatggcccaagcgcgaagcgcgcgggccataaatcaacgggaaaaagcgaggatccgtaacttacagtactgaccgagaaaacgaggttagtaagatatttattatatctctgaggttaaccggcgcgcgggcaaggaaactagtcaaagtgaagcggaaggttcaacagCCACAAAGAaagccgtgccaaaatcccgaaaactaataaaatcttcttggctgttaagtttgaaatagttgcttgcaagattcaaacagttttcagtacaagtttatgcaacagaaatgacatgaaaaactcgctagatgatgttttgtcgaaattttaaatttagcgggctgtacagcgggccgtactgtagaatacggcccgctaatttagccaattacagcgcgcgtactatctgagagatataataaattttGTTATGGCTTAGCGTTACCGAGGTAAAAAGTAATTACAGTAATAACTTACAAAAACGAACAAACAATCACATGTCATCGGCTTAAatgacctctccccataggaGCTTTTCAAGACCAGTaagagtgcgttcgattgaccctattccggaataagaatacgccagtggagtaatttaaaacGGCACGTGGTGTTtcgaagcaacaaggataataaagatatgtttaaaatatcattttaggaggtgtttgacaattttaacgaaggatttctaacctctattccatgtattcctattccagaatacggtcaatcgaacgcaccctaagaatCCAGTTTGCAAACCAGTTGGCCATGCATTTAAAATCGACACAATCTCTCCGCCAAATGAAGGAtcatccttcattgtcagtttgctccaaatgaagAATTATATCCTCCATTTATATTagtctgtcccaggacttgtggtagcagaaaataagcaaaaaagtaaaagtagtcgcaggacaggatttgaacccggaatACCCACTTTGAACGAACTGCTGTTATCCATTTAACCACTAAAAATCACCAAAATGGTAAGCGTGCCGATTATTTATCAATTCTTATAAGTATAGATatataattattgctgaataatggttatgTCTAAGGCTTGATTTTAagatggttagctttctcttgaagtttggtaaccgacatttttcacagtgtgagcttgcttcttagcgggtttTAAGACATGTTTACAGTGGCATTTGGAAGAGAAAAATTATTGACTTTAAATAAAAAGGACGTCCTCGCAagtagtgatgtggtagtctcgtggttaagtgaaggggttgtTAATCAAACGTCCCCAGGTTCCAGTCCTCCGAGTCCAGACATTATGGTTCGGCTtaaaaaatgttcatttcccatgatccctatcaaatTTTtcgtgtccaaaatgaacgataatacttcacttggagcAAATTGCAATTGACAATtgagaataatccttcaattgagagAGAAACTTGGTTGTTACGATGCCAGCCGAGAGGTTGAACCTGGGACAACCAGGATCATATTCAACGAGTGATGAGAACGGGTCTCGAACCCGGGAGCTTCCATTTTCAAAGCAAGCACACTACTagtaaccaatttttttttagttcttcGACCTTTTATTCTTAAGCTTGAGTTTTAATTGTTACTTGTCCTACGATTAAATTTCACATGACCGTTTTAAACGAAGTCCGAAGTCAGAGCCAACAGGTGTAGCAGCCATGAGAACACCAGTGAGCCAGAGAAGAGAAACATGCTAGCGTTAACATGGTGAACACCTCCGCTAGTACTGcattttgcttctttgtttaAGTCCTCCCTCACTTCTTTCAGATCTAGGACCAAGTACTCCTTGTACTTACCCTGAAGCCATTTCTGCATCGACAAGTCGTTAGTCAATTCATAGAATGGCTCTAAGGCCAAATTCGTTGGGTACGGCATCTGTAGAATAGTCGGGCGCCATAGAAAATCATTGGCACACACAGCAGGATTCAGAGAATTGCCTCCTCGACAGGTTGTGAATGGACCCGAAATTATCGCTTCACGAACAGACTCGCTCAGGTTCCGTCGGTAATAAGCAGATGATGAAACACTGTGAGCGCCCTTGTAAGGAATCAATATTTCAGCCTCGAAATCTGCTTTCTTTTCATCAGTTTTTGTAAGGTCACAATACGACACGCTTAGAAGGGACTCCTTACGACCTCCCATTTCGGCTTCACGGACATAGTGGGTCCCATATTCCTTGAAAAAATCCATTGCTTTTGCATCATTTTGACTTTTCAAGAGTTCCAAAAACTCCTTTTTAAATGTGTCATCCCAGTTCTGGCTTGCTTTGAAATTGAAACTGTTGCGAAACGGAACTTGGAATAGTCTGTACTCCATTCCAGATATTGCAGATGAATAGGAACTGGCAGAGTACAATTTACTGTAACGGTCGTACTTTGCTGAAGCCTGAAATGTCTCTGTGGATTCCTCTTTGTATTTGATGCCATAAGACTGAAGTTCTGCCTTGACGGTTTCTTTAACACTTTTGAACACTTGGGAAAAAGGGACGGACCCAATTGCCACGGTATCAATTGACATCcctctgggaacgagaaaacTCTTTAGACCGTACTCAGAAATATCAATGGTCTCCATAAAACGTTGATCCCTGTTTACTGGAAACTTCTCAAATTTCAGCCATCGAGGATTGGCCATTTTTAAATGTTTCATGTTCCAACCTTTCATAACAATGTTCAGACCTGGAAGACACCCGTCTGGAGCCCATTCTACAAAATAGCAGTCCGTCAAGGGTTGATGGAATAGCTTATTGCGCTTCCTAATGAACTTCAAGTTTGCTAATTTTCCCACATTTTGTGAAGAAGAAGCGGAAAATCCCAGCAGGACTCCAGTGGTAGTATCGTACGAGGCGCCGTGAAAAGTGAAATTCCGCGAGCTGAATTCCGGATGAACAAGTCCCGATTCCGGTACTGATTTTCCATTCGGTAAGGTGATGTTTGTGAAATTCACGAAAGGAACCATAAAAGGGATGGGTCTCTCAATGCTTGAGGCTCTTAGAAGATACGGATCGCGGAAAGTTTGAGATCCATTCATGGCAGATTTTAAGCAGTTGGTTGTAGCACCTCCGAAGCAAAATATTGCTGGGAACTCGTACCAGTTTGAACGGCTCGAGTATGTTGGAGAGGAGATGTCCAGGACCACAGTAAACCGGTCGTCCTTCGTAAGCAAAGCTCTTTCAGGGTCACGGAAAACTCCCTGAATTCCATTTACCGATCCTTTGATCACGTGGTACACGGTCGGGTAGAGAGGGCTGTCATACTCGAGAAGAAGTTCAACACCAGGGCTATTACCTGAAGCTGAAgataatactttttaataaaatcagCCTTGTCTAGTTGAAGGAGCTCAGTACGTTTTTATGTTTATCTGTACAATGCTGTACCTCCCTTAGTGgcgggggtggggtgggggaacGAAGGGACGGTGGGTTTTTTCACAGTCAAGAGGGTCAAGAAGAACTATTTCTTTCAATAAGGAAGCAAAAGATGGACaagaagctttcttttaaataattcttgactaacaagaattagtcaaatttcaaattgctttttGACCTGAAGACTATGCAGGGTTGAgttcaaataaacaaaattctaAAAAGCCAGAAAATCTTTtcttctgacgttaaaaactatGGCTACCcattaatcatttgccagaaagaacaCGGCTGCTACGGAACCCAGGTATGCTAATTAGTTAAGTTTGAATATTACGCAACACGATGAATCCACAACGGCCGAGAAATCTCACAAAAGCATTTTCCAGCGTAAattgtattgaaacaaacaacatattgcTATCAGAGTAACAAAAATCCTTCCCATTTCAATTGCGTGTGtccaaacaagaaacacaattcGTGTCACAAaccatatgcaattaaataaatttctcacagttcaggatcaaacccttttctgaagaaccttttccgtgaataatgaagcacaaaatagacaataagc
The sequence above is a segment of the Montipora foliosa isolate CH-2021 chromosome 2, ASM3666993v2, whole genome shotgun sequence genome. Coding sequences within it:
- the LOC137990980 gene encoding uncharacterized protein isoform X2, yielding MNGSQTFRDPYLLRASSIERPIPFMVPFVNFTNITLPNGKSVPESGLVHPEFSSRNFTFHGASYDTTTGVLLGFSASSSQNVGKLANLKFIRKRNKLFHQPLTDCYFVEWAPDGCLPGLNIVMKGWNMKHLKMANPRWLKFEKFPVNRDQRFMETIDISEYGLKSFLVPRGMSIDTVAIGSVPFSQVFKSVKETVKAELQSYGIKYKEESTETFQASAKYDRYSKLYSASSYSSAISGMEYRLFQVPFRNSFNFKASQNWDDTFKKEFLELLKSQNDAKAMDFFKEYGTHYVREAEMGGRKESLLSVSYCDLTKTDEKKADFEAEILIPYKGAHSVSSSAYYRRNLSESVREAIISGPFTTCRGGNSLNPAVCANDFLWRPTILQMPYPTNLALEPFYELTNDLSMQKWLQGKYKEYLVLDLKEVREDLNKEAKCSTSGGVHHVNASMFLFSGSLVFSWLLHLLALTSDFV
- the LOC137990980 gene encoding uncharacterized protein isoform X1, which codes for MKANAFRLCVFSLLSLGLLISTASGNSPGVELLLEYDSPLYPTVYHVIKGSVNGIQGVFRDPERALLTKDDRFTVVLDISSPTYSSRSNWYEFPAIFCFGGATTNCLKSAMNGSQTFRDPYLLRASSIERPIPFMVPFVNFTNITLPNGKSVPESGLVHPEFSSRNFTFHGASYDTTTGVLLGFSASSSQNVGKLANLKFIRKRNKLFHQPLTDCYFVEWAPDGCLPGLNIVMKGWNMKHLKMANPRWLKFEKFPVNRDQRFMETIDISEYGLKSFLVPRGMSIDTVAIGSVPFSQVFKSVKETVKAELQSYGIKYKEESTETFQASAKYDRYSKLYSASSYSSAISGMEYRLFQVPFRNSFNFKASQNWDDTFKKEFLELLKSQNDAKAMDFFKEYGTHYVREAEMGGRKESLLSVSYCDLTKTDEKKADFEAEILIPYKGAHSVSSSAYYRRNLSESVREAIISGPFTTCRGGNSLNPAVCANDFLWRPTILQMPYPTNLALEPFYELTNDLSMQKWLQGKYKEYLVLDLKEVREDLNKEAKCSTSGGVHHVNASMFLFSGSLVFSWLLHLLALTSDFV